Proteins co-encoded in one Kineosporia corallincola genomic window:
- a CDS encoding glycosyl hydrolase has product MQDRPPARVAPDSPAAPGLPGFPGTPPAPGGGPRRPQNPQGRGRGGEPRDDDASAAGPADAWAPPRPAAPPSPVPPVPQVSAPSAPSARGRSPQNPPAGLFSPSAVTPQSIPIPLAGSPGPAPQLPGPQAPGRSLPGLPGTDDAPGRRRHPRSPEPGPAGADQHGRSGGYPDAPLPGPRPVATPLSGTDAPQNRAPGGPYTPVPPGSLLGGPRTPAPQDSLLGGPRTPVPPGSLLGGPLTGPADDPFPASRRDQRRGEAPSSRGVPAPGDLPGSRGAAPASGRGSSRGRRPLPGDAPDGSAPPARETGLPGSRPDAPAHEPFGPDASAAGQASGARAHGRRGRDTARPDQDPGSPAGGLFSRSPEPPAPQRDPFPGPTGHDPRSRDGREDHDGRDAGRPGSAPRGRAGRDRGMPGFGSGSPVQGPLGRDDEFAAPAADPSPRSRRDRDDEHPGAAPRGLYGRNVDLPGRDQDPHDVADEFDLGRIGRAGPPDEQDEQDDEFAPRPSGLGGRRGLGGRRLTGDTGAPASGSLGERRLISEKDAQPSGGTVGWRTAGTPDDAPSGGLGGRRLTGAATSDSLPRGPRGDRERPGAGDHGRPPNPHNHGGHRGGYPNSPHPTGNRGVGPAPRGALQPQGLRPVKKTWRDWRPNQIALRRSQVLTLGLVTALVILVAVASVYRSRTEAGAGSSGSTNTATTAAPTTVATVASLKGRLGVFSGTDADATKDFEEWMGRKVTYATDFGQRDTWAQIANPSKVLSEWKDSGYTLVFAVPMLPSEIVPEGVSEKQQMKVKKQYMTKGGAGDYDQYFTTLAENLVASNQGDAVLRIGWEFNLESWAWGVDDPDLYIDFYRRIHDAMSAVDGAEFRFDWNVNNGYNPNPGEDYYPGDEYVDYVGVDVYDLHSGVYPYPANCNQACREKRQTRAWEENIFGGDRGLVFWTDFAEEHGKPVSLPEWGLWDRYDHTGGADDPLFIEFMHDYITWAPNNVAYANYFNMNSEQGEHSLTESFPKSAKKFLELFGGNQK; this is encoded by the coding sequence GTGCAGGACCGGCCGCCGGCCCGCGTCGCCCCGGACTCCCCCGCGGCCCCGGGCCTTCCCGGCTTCCCCGGCACCCCTCCGGCGCCGGGCGGCGGCCCGCGCCGTCCGCAGAATCCGCAGGGTCGCGGCCGGGGTGGCGAACCGCGGGACGACGACGCGAGCGCCGCCGGCCCGGCGGACGCCTGGGCGCCCCCGCGTCCCGCCGCCCCGCCGTCACCGGTCCCTCCGGTCCCGCAGGTCTCGGCCCCGTCGGCTCCGTCGGCCCGGGGGCGCTCGCCACAGAACCCGCCCGCCGGACTCTTCAGCCCGTCGGCGGTCACCCCGCAGTCCATCCCGATCCCCCTGGCCGGGTCGCCCGGGCCGGCCCCGCAGTTGCCCGGGCCGCAGGCGCCCGGCCGGTCGCTTCCCGGGCTTCCGGGCACGGACGACGCACCGGGCCGCAGGCGGCACCCCCGCTCTCCCGAGCCCGGGCCCGCAGGTGCGGACCAGCACGGCCGTTCCGGTGGGTACCCGGATGCTCCGCTGCCCGGACCACGTCCGGTGGCGACCCCGCTGTCCGGTACCGACGCGCCGCAGAACCGCGCGCCCGGCGGCCCGTACACGCCGGTGCCCCCGGGTTCGCTGCTCGGTGGTCCCCGCACGCCCGCCCCCCAGGACTCGCTCCTGGGCGGCCCGCGCACCCCGGTCCCCCCGGGCTCCCTGCTCGGTGGCCCGCTGACCGGTCCGGCCGACGACCCGTTCCCGGCCTCCCGCCGCGACCAGCGCCGGGGCGAGGCGCCGTCGTCGCGTGGTGTCCCCGCCCCCGGTGACCTGCCCGGCAGCCGAGGCGCCGCACCGGCGAGCGGCCGGGGTTCGTCGCGGGGTCGCCGCCCGCTGCCCGGCGACGCGCCGGACGGCTCCGCCCCGCCCGCCCGGGAGACCGGTCTGCCCGGTTCCCGGCCGGACGCCCCCGCGCATGAACCGTTCGGCCCCGACGCCTCCGCTGCCGGGCAGGCCTCCGGGGCACGCGCCCACGGCCGCCGCGGCCGGGACACCGCACGCCCGGACCAGGACCCTGGCTCCCCGGCCGGTGGGCTGTTCAGCCGTTCCCCGGAACCTCCCGCGCCGCAGCGTGATCCGTTCCCCGGGCCGACCGGCCACGACCCGCGATCCCGTGACGGGCGTGAGGACCACGACGGCCGGGACGCCGGGCGTCCCGGTTCCGCTCCCCGGGGCCGGGCCGGAAGAGACCGTGGCATGCCCGGATTCGGTTCCGGATCACCGGTGCAGGGCCCCCTGGGCCGGGACGACGAGTTCGCCGCGCCCGCCGCCGACCCGTCGCCGCGGAGCCGTCGTGACCGCGACGACGAGCATCCCGGCGCGGCACCGCGCGGGCTGTACGGCCGCAACGTCGATCTCCCGGGCCGCGACCAGGATCCGCACGACGTCGCCGACGAGTTCGACCTCGGCCGGATCGGCCGGGCCGGGCCACCGGACGAGCAGGACGAGCAGGACGACGAGTTCGCCCCACGCCCGTCCGGGCTCGGGGGCCGGCGCGGGCTCGGCGGACGGCGCCTGACCGGCGACACCGGCGCCCCGGCGTCCGGCAGCCTGGGCGAACGCCGTCTGATCAGCGAGAAGGACGCGCAGCCCTCCGGCGGGACGGTCGGTTGGAGGACCGCCGGGACGCCGGACGACGCACCGTCCGGGGGCCTGGGCGGACGGCGCCTGACCGGCGCGGCGACCTCGGACTCCCTGCCCCGCGGGCCACGGGGCGACCGCGAGCGTCCCGGCGCCGGTGACCACGGGCGTCCCCCGAACCCCCACAACCACGGCGGCCACCGGGGCGGCTACCCGAACAGCCCGCACCCCACGGGAAATCGCGGCGTGGGACCGGCCCCGCGGGGCGCGCTGCAACCGCAGGGACTGCGCCCGGTCAAGAAGACCTGGCGCGACTGGCGGCCGAACCAGATCGCCCTGCGGCGCAGTCAGGTCCTCACCCTGGGCCTGGTCACGGCGCTGGTGATCCTGGTCGCGGTGGCCAGCGTGTACCGCTCCCGCACGGAGGCCGGCGCGGGCTCGTCCGGCAGCACGAACACCGCCACCACGGCGGCCCCGACCACGGTCGCGACCGTCGCCTCGCTGAAGGGCCGGCTGGGCGTGTTCAGTGGCACCGACGCCGACGCGACCAAGGACTTCGAGGAGTGGATGGGCCGGAAGGTCACCTACGCCACGGACTTCGGCCAGCGCGACACCTGGGCCCAGATCGCCAACCCGTCGAAGGTGCTGTCGGAGTGGAAGGACAGCGGCTACACGCTGGTCTTCGCGGTGCCCATGCTGCCCAGCGAGATCGTCCCCGAGGGCGTCTCGGAGAAGCAGCAGATGAAGGTCAAGAAGCAGTACATGACCAAGGGCGGCGCCGGCGACTACGACCAGTACTTCACCACGCTCGCCGAGAACCTGGTGGCGAGCAACCAGGGCGACGCCGTGCTGCGGATCGGCTGGGAGTTCAACCTGGAGTCGTGGGCCTGGGGCGTGGACGACCCGGACCTGTACATCGACTTCTACCGCAGGATCCACGACGCGATGAGCGCGGTGGACGGGGCGGAGTTCAGGTTCGACTGGAACGTGAACAACGGCTACAACCCGAACCCGGGTGAGGACTACTACCCCGGCGACGAGTACGTCGACTACGTCGGGGTGGACGTGTACGACCTGCACAGCGGTGTCTACCCGTACCCGGCGAACTGCAACCAGGCCTGCCGCGAGAAGCGCCAGACGCGGGCCTGGGAGGAGAACATCTTCGGCGGTGACCGCGGGCTGGTGTTCTGGACCGACTTCGCCGAGGAGCACGGCAAGCCGGTCTCCCTGCCCGAGTGGGGGCTGTGGGACCGTTACGACCACACCGGCGGCGCCGACGACCCGCTCTTCATCGAGTTCATGCACGACTACATCACCTGGGCCCCCAACAACGTGGCCTACGCCAACTACTTCAACATGAACTCGGAGCAGGGCGAGCACAGCCTCACCGAGTCGTTCCCGAAGAGCGCCAAGAAGTTCCTGGAGCTGTTCGGCGGCAACCAGAAGTAG
- a CDS encoding FAD-dependent monooxygenase, whose amino-acid sequence MARRRALIAGGGLGGLAAALALYRRGWDVCVFEQGPDLEPVGAGISLWPNGLRSLDQLGIGDAVRAAGRSPGAGGVRQPDGTWLLREDLSGAVRERFGDPLLLLHRADLAEVVVRALPFGVVQASTRVLGVHPGGEGTPATVITEHGESDADLVVAADGIRSGLRGFLFPRHAEPSPEGYSTWRMVVPDPGGLDTGFETWGSDGRRFAVAPLAGDRLYCYATASQDSSDGQPAARQIDRLHQHFGDWHEPIPAILAGLTDDRVLHHPVEDLNPGLPAFHRGRVALIGDAAHAMTPDLGQGGGMALEDAVVLASLVGDGRIGEGYRSVPIPAALEEFSAQRQPRTGMVARRSRRMGRLSSVTPYPAQVMAARALSVVPGRPAARGLTSIVGWRPPELPPADPPPTTGC is encoded by the coding sequence GTGGCACGACGACGCGCCCTGATCGCGGGTGGAGGGCTCGGCGGGCTGGCGGCGGCCCTGGCACTGTACCGGCGCGGCTGGGACGTCTGCGTGTTCGAGCAGGGGCCCGACCTGGAACCGGTGGGCGCCGGGATCAGCCTGTGGCCCAACGGACTACGCTCGCTCGACCAGCTCGGCATCGGCGACGCGGTGCGGGCGGCGGGCCGCTCCCCGGGCGCCGGCGGCGTGCGGCAGCCCGACGGCACCTGGCTGCTGCGCGAGGACCTGTCCGGGGCGGTGCGGGAACGTTTCGGCGACCCGCTGCTCCTGCTGCACCGCGCCGACCTGGCCGAGGTGGTGGTGCGTGCCCTGCCGTTCGGGGTGGTGCAGGCCTCCACCCGGGTGCTCGGTGTGCATCCCGGCGGCGAGGGCACTCCGGCCACGGTGATCACCGAGCACGGCGAGAGCGACGCCGACCTGGTCGTCGCCGCCGACGGGATCCGTTCCGGGCTGCGGGGTTTCCTGTTCCCCCGGCACGCCGAGCCGAGCCCGGAGGGCTACTCGACCTGGCGCATGGTGGTGCCCGACCCGGGCGGGCTGGACACCGGTTTCGAGACCTGGGGCAGCGACGGGCGGCGCTTCGCCGTGGCGCCGCTGGCCGGCGACCGGCTCTACTGCTACGCGACGGCGTCGCAGGACTCCTCCGACGGGCAGCCGGCCGCACGCCAGATCGACCGGCTGCACCAGCATTTCGGCGACTGGCACGAGCCGATCCCGGCGATCCTGGCCGGCCTGACCGACGACCGGGTGCTGCACCACCCGGTGGAAGACCTGAATCCCGGGCTGCCCGCCTTCCACCGCGGCCGGGTGGCGCTGATCGGCGACGCCGCGCACGCGATGACGCCCGACCTGGGTCAGGGCGGCGGCATGGCCCTGGAAGACGCCGTGGTGCTGGCGTCGCTCGTGGGTGACGGCCGGATCGGCGAGGGCTACCGGAGCGTGCCGATCCCGGCGGCTCTGGAGGAGTTCAGCGCCCAGCGGCAGCCACGCACCGGGATGGTGGCGCGGCGCTCACGGCGGATGGGGCGGCTCAGCTCGGTCACGCCCTATCCGGCGCAGGTGATGGCGGCCCGGGCGCTGAGCGTGGTGCCCGGCCGGCCCGCGGCCCGGGGCCTCACCTCGATCGTGGGCTGGCGTCCGCCGGAGCTGCCCCCGGCGGACCCGCCGCCCACGACCGGTTGCTGA
- a CDS encoding malate dehydrogenase → MTSSTPSAVNVTVTGAAGQIGYALLFRIASGQLLGADVPVKLRLLEIPQAVRAAEGTALELTDCAFPALAGVDVFDDPTKAFEGANVALLVGARPRTKGMERGDLLEANGGIFKPQGTAINAGAADDIKVLVVGNPANTNALIAASHAPDVPAERFTAMTRLDHNRALGQLALKLGVPVSSLSRVAIWGNHSATQYPDITHALVDGKSVAEAIGDQAWVAGEFIPRVAKRGAEIIDVRGASSAASAASAAVDHVYSWVNGTPEGDWTSAAIPSDGSYGVPEGLISSFPVTSTGGKWEIVQGLDVDEFSRTRIDASVAELAEERDAVRKLGLI, encoded by the coding sequence ATGACTTCGTCCACACCATCGGCCGTCAACGTGACCGTCACGGGTGCCGCCGGGCAGATCGGCTACGCGCTGCTGTTCCGGATCGCGTCCGGCCAGCTGCTGGGTGCCGACGTGCCGGTGAAGCTGCGCCTGCTGGAGATCCCGCAGGCCGTGCGCGCCGCCGAGGGCACCGCGCTGGAGCTCACCGACTGCGCCTTCCCGGCCCTGGCCGGTGTCGACGTGTTCGACGACCCCACCAAGGCTTTCGAGGGTGCGAACGTGGCCCTGCTGGTGGGCGCGCGCCCCCGCACCAAGGGCATGGAGCGCGGCGACCTGCTGGAGGCCAACGGCGGCATCTTCAAGCCGCAGGGCACCGCGATCAACGCCGGCGCCGCCGACGACATCAAGGTGCTCGTGGTCGGCAACCCGGCCAACACCAACGCCCTGATCGCCGCCTCGCACGCCCCCGACGTGCCGGCCGAGCGGTTCACCGCGATGACCCGCCTCGACCACAACCGCGCCCTCGGCCAGCTCGCGCTCAAGCTCGGCGTGCCGGTGTCCAGCCTGAGCAGGGTCGCCATCTGGGGCAACCACTCCGCCACCCAGTACCCCGACATCACGCACGCCCTGGTCGACGGCAAGAGCGTCGCCGAGGCGATCGGCGACCAGGCCTGGGTGGCCGGCGAGTTCATCCCGCGGGTGGCCAAGCGGGGCGCCGAGATCATCGACGTGCGCGGTGCCTCCTCGGCCGCGTCCGCCGCCTCGGCCGCCGTCGACCACGTGTACAGCTGGGTCAACGGCACCCCGGAGGGCGACTGGACCTCGGCCGCCATCCCGTCCGACGGCTCGTACGGCGTTCCGGAGGGCCTGATCTCGTCGTTCCCGGTCACCTCGACCGGCGGAAAGTGGGAGATCGTGCAGGGTCTCGACGTGGACGAGTTCTCCCGCACCCGCATCGACGCCTCGGTGGCCGAGCTCGCCGAGGAGCGCGACGCGGTGCGGAAGCTGGGCCTGATCTAG
- a CDS encoding C40 family peptidase — translation MPLGAVVTGAALTLTGQIPAMAADSSAATGSNDEAKSEKANLKSATVKVSDTETATITRKSTAKATKRVTKKVKATAKVTAWSTRTAKETRSVTVTTSAASYDTALAEAKKQARKKAHEKAKSAAIAEAKHQAVAKSKEKAKHRAKDKAESLAWSKFTTKVVDEAADLKGTPYVYGATGPNSFDCSGYVGYVLRQSGVTHLNRTSAGLVSDTKKVSKRAKKKGDLVFFSSGGHVYHVGIYAGNGKIWHAPGTGRSVTKADIWTSSYSVGRVKV, via the coding sequence ATGCCACTCGGCGCCGTCGTCACCGGTGCGGCGCTGACACTCACAGGGCAGATCCCGGCCATGGCGGCGGACAGTTCCGCGGCCACCGGCAGCAACGACGAGGCGAAGTCCGAGAAGGCGAACCTCAAGTCGGCCACCGTCAAGGTGAGCGACACCGAGACCGCGACCATCACGCGGAAGTCCACCGCGAAGGCCACGAAGCGGGTCACCAAGAAGGTCAAGGCCACCGCCAAGGTGACCGCCTGGTCCACGCGGACCGCCAAGGAGACCCGCTCGGTCACCGTCACCACCAGCGCCGCCAGCTACGACACGGCTCTGGCCGAGGCGAAGAAGCAGGCCAGGAAAAAGGCGCACGAGAAGGCGAAGTCCGCCGCCATCGCCGAGGCCAAGCACCAGGCCGTGGCGAAGTCGAAGGAGAAGGCCAAGCACCGGGCCAAGGACAAGGCCGAGAGCCTGGCCTGGAGCAAGTTCACCACCAAGGTGGTGGACGAGGCGGCCGACCTCAAGGGCACGCCGTACGTCTACGGCGCCACCGGCCCGAACTCGTTCGACTGCTCCGGCTACGTGGGCTACGTGCTGCGGCAGTCCGGCGTGACGCACCTGAACCGCACCTCCGCCGGTCTGGTGTCCGACACCAAGAAGGTGTCGAAGCGCGCGAAGAAGAAGGGCGACCTGGTCTTCTTCTCCAGTGGCGGTCACGTCTACCACGTCGGCATCTACGCCGGTAACGGCAAGATCTGGCACGCCCCCGGCACCGGCCGCTCGGTGACCAAGGCCGACATCTGGACCTCCAGCTACTCGGTGGGCCGGGTCAAGGTCTGA